A genomic region of Parambassis ranga chromosome 7, fParRan2.1, whole genome shotgun sequence contains the following coding sequences:
- the dclre1b gene encoding 5' exonuclease Apollo isoform X2, giving the protein MLILCSQAILTGAKAVCTVGLTSTWSNRPIYCSPVTATLLRLKLRVKEQWIHPLELGEPYLLPLDDIGKERLTVTLIDANHCPGSVMFLFEGYFGSILYTGDFRYTPSMLREPCLRNNTTIDVLYLDDTNCDPNRTLPSRQRATQQIKEIIRSHPTHNVVIGLYALGKESLLLELAMEFKTWIEVSFERMETLKALELPDVFTTEPGAGRIRVVKQSEICSASLHQWNKEQPTLAIFPTSRHLISFHPSVHVVPYSDHSSYQELEDFVSALKPTSLVPLVGNCLPGSLSALLPSKKRHEILVPESVQHYMLKYSEKQLSSSAFSNVCCRHFQPLVPKGVVFESPVRSSRRSCDEAWEEECLEQDVMDIDTESETDCIFMEPGKQISPDKSRRESGDTWNLDRVQTVSEEMAEPLNTLAQNNHALLTNTTACLKPARITKRPFEAGAKMTSKRGRHGSIQDNHTLPDVNGMSQHNVTGQNEDVALLQSSSNNGACASSIALNGLQPEFIEELENRLLNSLPFSEEDFKPRGLLQQSCAPYMTQQRTRWEKNNVK; this is encoded by the exons ATGTTAATATTATGCAGCCAGGCAATACTCACTGGCGCCAAAGCCGTGTGTACTG TAGGATTGACCTCCACTTGGAGCAACAGACCCATCTACTGCTCACCGGTCACTGCCACTCTGCTCAGACTCAAACTACGG GTGAAAGAGCAATGGATCCATCCTTTAGAGCTGGGTGAGCCATACCTGCTCCCACTTGATGACATTGGCAAGGAGAGGCTCACTGTCACTCTGATAGATGCTAATCACTGTCCAGGCTctgtcatgtttctgtttgaggGCTACTTTGGCTCCATACTGTACACTG GTGACTTTAGGTACACTCCTTCAATGCTGCGTGAGCCATGCTTGAGGAACAACACCACTATTGATGTCCTGTACCTGGACGACACCAACTGTGACCCAAACCGCACTCTGCCATCCAGACAGCGAGCCACTCAACAAATCAAAGAGATCATCCGCAGCCACCCCACTCACAATGTTGTCATTG GCTTGTATGCACTGGGTAAAGAGTCCTTGCTCCTGGAACTGGCAATGGAATTTAAAACTTGGATTGAGGTGAGCTTTGAAAGGATGGAGACCCTCAAAGCTCTGGAGCTGCCTGATGTCTTCACCACTGAGCCAGGGGCTGGTCGTATCCGAGTTGTGAAACAGTCAGAGATCTGTTCTGCCTCTTTGCACCAATGGAACAAAGAACAACCCACTTTGGCCATCTTTCCCACCAGCAGGCATCTGATCTCTTTTCATCCCAGTGTCCATGTTGTGCCTTATTCTGACCACTCCTCATACCAAGAGCTCGAGGATTTTGTCTCTGCGCTCAAACCTACCTCCCTAGTCCCCTTAGTAGGTAACTGCCTACCTGGAAGCCTCTCTGCCTTACTGCCAAGTAAAAAGCGCCATGAAATCCTGGTACCTGAGTCCGTACAACACTACATGTTAAAGTATTCTGAGAAGCAGCTCAGCTCATCAGCATTCAGTAATGTTTGCTGCAGACACTTCCAGCCTCTTGTTCCGAAAGGAGTCGTATTTGAGTCTCCTGTAAGGTCATCCAGGCGGTCATGTGATGAAGCCTGGGAGGAAGAGTGTCTGGAGCAGGATGTCATGGATATAGACACAGAAAGTGAAACTGACTGTATCTTTATGGAACCAGGCAAACAAATTTCACCTGACAAAAGCAGAAGAGAGTCTGGAGACACATGGAACCTTGACAGGGTCCAGACAGTCTCTGAAGAAATGGCAGAGCCTCTCAATACACTTGCCCAAAATAACCATGCTCTCCTAACAAACACCACAGCCTGCCTAAAACCTGCCAGAATCACCAAAAGACCTTTTGAAGCCGGTGCCAAAATGACCAGTAAGCGTGGAAGACATGGAAGTATTCAAGACAACCACACATTGCCAGATGTGAATGGCATGAGTCAACACAATGTGACTGGTCAAAACGAGGATGTGGCCTTACTTCAGAGCAGCTCCAATAATGGTGCCTGTGCTTCATCCATTGCTTTGAATGGATTACAGCCTGAGTTCATAGAGGAGCTTGAAAACAGACTTTTAAACAGTCTCCCCTTCTCAGAGGAGGACTTTAAGCCCAGAGGCCTCCTGCAGCAAAGCTGTGCACCTTATATGACTCAACAGAGGACAAGATGGGAGAAAAATAATGTGAAGTGA
- the dclre1b gene encoding 5' exonuclease Apollo isoform X1, producing the protein MSVNGKVISHTPLAVDFWQVRKSPSTRLFFLSHMHTDHTVGLTSTWSNRPIYCSPVTATLLRLKLRVKEQWIHPLELGEPYLLPLDDIGKERLTVTLIDANHCPGSVMFLFEGYFGSILYTGDFRYTPSMLREPCLRNNTTIDVLYLDDTNCDPNRTLPSRQRATQQIKEIIRSHPTHNVVIGLYALGKESLLLELAMEFKTWIEVSFERMETLKALELPDVFTTEPGAGRIRVVKQSEICSASLHQWNKEQPTLAIFPTSRHLISFHPSVHVVPYSDHSSYQELEDFVSALKPTSLVPLVGNCLPGSLSALLPSKKRHEILVPESVQHYMLKYSEKQLSSSAFSNVCCRHFQPLVPKGVVFESPVRSSRRSCDEAWEEECLEQDVMDIDTESETDCIFMEPGKQISPDKSRRESGDTWNLDRVQTVSEEMAEPLNTLAQNNHALLTNTTACLKPARITKRPFEAGAKMTSKRGRHGSIQDNHTLPDVNGMSQHNVTGQNEDVALLQSSSNNGACASSIALNGLQPEFIEELENRLLNSLPFSEEDFKPRGLLQQSCAPYMTQQRTRWEKNNVK; encoded by the exons ATGTCCGTAAATGGAAAAGTAATCTCGCACACCCCACTGGCCGTAGACTTCTGGCAAGTGCGGAAGAGTCCAAGTACCAGGCTCTTCTTTCTGTCCCACATGCACACCGACCACACAGTAGGATTGACCTCCACTTGGAGCAACAGACCCATCTACTGCTCACCGGTCACTGCCACTCTGCTCAGACTCAAACTACGG GTGAAAGAGCAATGGATCCATCCTTTAGAGCTGGGTGAGCCATACCTGCTCCCACTTGATGACATTGGCAAGGAGAGGCTCACTGTCACTCTGATAGATGCTAATCACTGTCCAGGCTctgtcatgtttctgtttgaggGCTACTTTGGCTCCATACTGTACACTG GTGACTTTAGGTACACTCCTTCAATGCTGCGTGAGCCATGCTTGAGGAACAACACCACTATTGATGTCCTGTACCTGGACGACACCAACTGTGACCCAAACCGCACTCTGCCATCCAGACAGCGAGCCACTCAACAAATCAAAGAGATCATCCGCAGCCACCCCACTCACAATGTTGTCATTG GCTTGTATGCACTGGGTAAAGAGTCCTTGCTCCTGGAACTGGCAATGGAATTTAAAACTTGGATTGAGGTGAGCTTTGAAAGGATGGAGACCCTCAAAGCTCTGGAGCTGCCTGATGTCTTCACCACTGAGCCAGGGGCTGGTCGTATCCGAGTTGTGAAACAGTCAGAGATCTGTTCTGCCTCTTTGCACCAATGGAACAAAGAACAACCCACTTTGGCCATCTTTCCCACCAGCAGGCATCTGATCTCTTTTCATCCCAGTGTCCATGTTGTGCCTTATTCTGACCACTCCTCATACCAAGAGCTCGAGGATTTTGTCTCTGCGCTCAAACCTACCTCCCTAGTCCCCTTAGTAGGTAACTGCCTACCTGGAAGCCTCTCTGCCTTACTGCCAAGTAAAAAGCGCCATGAAATCCTGGTACCTGAGTCCGTACAACACTACATGTTAAAGTATTCTGAGAAGCAGCTCAGCTCATCAGCATTCAGTAATGTTTGCTGCAGACACTTCCAGCCTCTTGTTCCGAAAGGAGTCGTATTTGAGTCTCCTGTAAGGTCATCCAGGCGGTCATGTGATGAAGCCTGGGAGGAAGAGTGTCTGGAGCAGGATGTCATGGATATAGACACAGAAAGTGAAACTGACTGTATCTTTATGGAACCAGGCAAACAAATTTCACCTGACAAAAGCAGAAGAGAGTCTGGAGACACATGGAACCTTGACAGGGTCCAGACAGTCTCTGAAGAAATGGCAGAGCCTCTCAATACACTTGCCCAAAATAACCATGCTCTCCTAACAAACACCACAGCCTGCCTAAAACCTGCCAGAATCACCAAAAGACCTTTTGAAGCCGGTGCCAAAATGACCAGTAAGCGTGGAAGACATGGAAGTATTCAAGACAACCACACATTGCCAGATGTGAATGGCATGAGTCAACACAATGTGACTGGTCAAAACGAGGATGTGGCCTTACTTCAGAGCAGCTCCAATAATGGTGCCTGTGCTTCATCCATTGCTTTGAATGGATTACAGCCTGAGTTCATAGAGGAGCTTGAAAACAGACTTTTAAACAGTCTCCCCTTCTCAGAGGAGGACTTTAAGCCCAGAGGCCTCCTGCAGCAAAGCTGTGCACCTTATATGACTCAACAGAGGACAAGATGGGAGAAAAATAATGTGAAGTGA
- the adora1b gene encoding LOW QUALITY PROTEIN: adenosine receptor A1b (The sequence of the model RefSeq protein was modified relative to this genomic sequence to represent the inferred CDS: inserted 1 base in 1 codon): MPGALLSENTLYIGMEVVIAVASVIGNVMVVWAVKINKSLRDTTFCFIVSLALADIAVGALVIPLAITISIGLQTHFYSCLLVACTVLVLTQSSILALLAIAIDRYLRVKIPTRYKQVVTPRRAGLAVVVCWTVAFIVGFTPMLGWNNLRRLQQNGNISSDLIITCQFENVISMDYMVYFNFFGWVLPPLLLMLVIYAEIFYMIHKQLTNKKFTTSHTDPNKYYDKELNLAKSLALVLFLFAISWLPLHIINCITLFCHECKKPLVIIYIAILLTHGNSAVNPIVYAFRIKKFRSAFQKIWQQYFCCKDTPALEIQPSDRKEMPXLETQPARPPQAPQKEIPKSDPPLKEQQEQKTEPPQQPKGHPPLLEQNTV; this comes from the exons ATGCCCGGGGCACTTTTGTCAGAGAACACGCTCTACATAGGGATGGAGGTGGTGATCGCTGTAGCATCAGTGATCGGGAACGTGATGGTTGTTTGGGCGGTGAAAATTAATAAATCGTTGAGAGATACCACGTTCTGTTTCATCGTCTCCCTGGCTCTGGCGGATATTGCAGTGGGTGCGCTCGTCATCCCTCTGGCCATTACTATCAGCATAGGACTTCAAACTCACTTTTACAGCTGCCTGCTCGTGGCGTGCACGGTGCTGGTGCTGACGCAAAGTTCAATCCTGGCCCTCCTGGCTATTGCGATTGACCGCTATCTCAGGGTCAAGATCCCGACCAG gtaCAAGCAGGTGGTGACCCCTCGACGAGCGGGCCTGGCAGTGGTGGTGTGCTGGACCGTGGCTTTTATCGTGGGGTTCACACCCATGTTAGGCTGGAACAACCTGAGGCGTCTCCAGCAAAACGGCAACATCAGCTCTGACCTCATTATCACCTGCCAATTTGAGAACGTCATCAGCATGGATTACATGGTCTATTTTAACTTTTTTGGCTGGGTGCTGCCTCCACTGCTGCTAATGCTTGTCATCTATGCGGAGATCTTTTATATGATCCACAAGCAGCTAACCAATAAGAAATTCACCACCAGTCACACAGATCCCAACAAATACTATGACAAGGAACTGAATCTTGCTAAATCTCTGGCTCTGGTCCTTTTCCTCTTTGCCATCAGCTGGCTCCCTCTCCACATTATCAACTGCATCACACTGTTCTGTCATGAGTGCAAAAAGCCGCTGGTCATCATCTACATCGCCATCCTGCTCACCCACGGCAACTCTGCAGTCAACCCCATCGTCTACGCTTTCCGCATAAAGAAATTCCGCTCAGCCTTCCAGAAAATCTGGCAGCAGTACTTCTGCTGCAAAGACACACCAGCTCTGGAGATTCAACCTAGTGACAGGAAGGAGATGC ATCTAGAGACACAGCCGGCGAGGCCACCACAGGCCCCTCAGAAGGAAATCCCTAAATCTGATCCCCCACTCAAGGAACAGCAGGAGCAGAAGACGGAACCACCTCAACAACCTAAAGGACATCCGCCATTACTGGAGCAGAACACGGTCTAA